DNA from Elaeis guineensis isolate ETL-2024a chromosome 2, EG11, whole genome shotgun sequence:
CCAAAAGTTACGGTCTGGCAAGAAATCTTATAGGTGTTCTcatcatgaaaatattttgatcattattccATGAATTCTGAAATGATGTTTCTATGTGTTGTTTCGTAATGTGCAGAGCGTATTCTAGCTGCAAGCAACCCAGGAGCTCAGAGGAACCGGCCACACACCCTATTTGCAAGTGGACCACCAACACTCCCCAATGGTCCTCAGGCAAATGGTGCCGCCGGTGCACCAATTCCTCCGCGACCTTATGCCAATGGTGCAGTGCCACCGAGCCAGATGCCACCGGTTCGGCCTCCACCACCAATGGGGCAGTTTCCACCCCCCATGCAGATGACAGGGCCGCCATCATGGCCTGGTCAACCACAACCATCCAACCAGCACATTCCACCACCTACcatgccgccgccgccgccactgCAGCAGTTTAGGCCTCCAATGCAACCTCCACCATCCGGTTTGCAACCTCATCCACCTGCAGGCATGGTAAGGCCACTGCCGCCACCTTCTGGGGTAGGCATGCCGCCACCGGCTATGTGGAGGCCACCCCCACCACCTCAGCATGTTGGTGCAAGACCGATGCCTATGCTTCAGATGTCCATTCCACCGCCGCCGCCACCAAATGCTCCACTCCAAGCGGCACCTGCTGCTCCAAATCCTACAGGATGAGTTGTCAGACGTACAGGCTGGTGGAATTATCATGCGCCTTTGGTCTACTTTGCGCATGCTGTGTGGCTATACTAATGAAAGTTTTATGCAACTGAAATATGTGGGAGAGCCTGATGAACAGAGGTGTAAAGTGTGTGAGAATTTTTTGGCTTCTGTCTTGTAGGAGAACCATATGCGAGTGATGGATGGTGTCAAGATCTATAAACCCTTGGTAACATGTTCAAGTGATGATGTGACGGTATGATGAAGATTCGAGGGTCACTAATGCTattaaaaaaacaaacaaaaaaaaatttgctgGTTTTGAATTCATGCATTGCATTCACGCTTAGACCGTATCGAGTCAATAATTTTGCATCAAATCGGTGGAGAATCTCCTACGGTTCAAGGTGTAAAAACTTTCTATCGGTTAAAAGCGTCGCAGGTCTGAGTTGGTTGATGTTAACGGCACGGTCTCCTCTTTTTTCCCTCTAAGACTACCTTCACAGCCTAAATCGGTGAAATCTAAcattgtgataagaaataaatggGAATCCAAGTCACCAGGAAAGCTTGTCTAACTTTTACCCTAAAGAAATCAATCACGCTTTGGATGCCGTTCGTTATCTTCATCTAAAAAATGAACATAAAATGAATGATCTATGTTAAACTACCTTCTCATAAGCATCATGAGAATTAAGATGGATAAAAAAATACGCAATTGctagaaataaataaaaacaagGTTATAGCTTCTTCAAAAACAAGGCTTCACATTACTAGAAACAAATAATAAAGTTATAGGAAATCAAGAGGGTGTTCTCATTGATGTCCCATATGCTATCCCTCAATTTATCTCATATCCTAACCTTCAAATATTTTATTCAAGGGAATTTTCAAAAACTATTGCTCACTCATTAGTATTCAGCATGTGTAATTCATGTCCATTGCGCATTAATTGATCAAAAGACAAGTATTAGTATCAGCAAAGGCGACTAGAGCTTCTGTGGTTGGATGGaaatcataaaataaataattgatataaaaGCTTTGGAACTCAAGGTTCTCCTTGCTAGGAGAGATGTTTTGCTCCCAGTTCACCCCTTCTATCGGGCATGTGCTTGTCTAATGGAAAAATTATTGCATGCGTTACCATGCTATTACACGCCATCAATCTTTGCGGTGTATTATGGTGGGCCATAATTGGGACAAGCAAGATGGCCGAAATCATGCTCATACATCTCGATGATTGGTGGCATGCACTAGCATGATTCTGCATGCAGTACATGCAATAATTTATCTATCTAACCATCGGAACTAAAGTCATAGTACGATTCTCGATTCTCCATAACGTGCTATGTTAGTGTCACTAAAGTTCATTTTGCATTATTGAGATAGGGGCCTATTTTCAGGAGATGCCTCCACCCAACCATGACTTGTAGCAGGACATATAATATTATCTCCATCTTAAAATAATACCACGCATCTTTTGGATAGCATATGTTACATATATAACTCGATTGGAACTCAATTATTCAAATCTCGATACACATATTTCGAACAGTATTGCCACGTAAAGCACGGGAGACACACACATGAAAGCGAATCATCTTTAGAGTAACAAGTATGATGCATGATAGCTTGATTGAAAGTTAATGTATTAGAATCTAGATAATACACACATACATCGAGACCCCAACACAACTCGCAGATAGAGGGGTATGTCTCCCTACTTTCACATAGCTTTCTAATTATACACAGTGGGGTCAGCATAACCACACCACAATCTAGTTTACAAACACGTATATATAGTACTGAAACTTTTCCGGACAACAGAAACAAATGCCAACCAGAACCAGCGGGGAAGGGAAACAGACGCAGGCCCACAAGATCAATTATTGGACGAACCTCCTCCCCTCCTTTTTATTATTCCACCCATTTCCGTGCGAAGGAAGAAACACGAGTCGAATCCTCCTAATAACCCACCACCTCCACCACCAAGGAACGCACCATCTCTCTTAGAAAAgctaaaagaaaaaggaaggccaGCTTTTATTCTTCCCTCCAGCGAACACCTTTCTCCCCTGCCACTTCCCATCACTGGCTTCCCGGGTACACACACGTCGAATAACCTACGTTACAAGAAAGTGAGCAAAGAGAAAAACCCACAGATTAGCTCTAGctcgggaaaaaaaaaagaaagaagaaaccatTTATCACCGTGCACCGCGGAGGACCACACTCAGCCGTTAATCCTACGCCATTATTATAACGGCTGTCGTAACGGTCACAAGTTTAGAAGCCTCCGGTTCTTTTAAGTGCACACTAATAATGCACATTTAGAAAATGACAGTTATTCAGACGTCACGAGATTTTTGAAAGAAAACTCAATTCCATCTTCATTGTTCATTAAAAATCATAAATTCCCTTCCCCACATAACTACCAACAGcacaatttatttatgaattgatgTGCTACGCATCCGTTACCAATATTTGTTCATAGAGCATTATATTGTGCATATTCCTCAGaaacacaatgatttattaaaattcaaaattattttattaaaaatgacttactttttataaaaaaactgaTTTGCCTGTTAAaatcttttccaaaaaaaaaatctcattaaaattacacaatatatatatatatatatatatatatatatatatatatatatatatatatatatattctgcaTGATCCTTtatttcatctattattttaatgTAATAATAGTATTTTTCCAGCACAAATATTTATGCAATTGAAAGAAAATATATGATAGCGACCGTTTCGTCCTCATGACGACAAGTAACGGTAGTGGCGGAACCGTTAGTCCGTGATATAGACGTCAGCGAACGTTGATGTTATCTAAACGGAAGGGGAAGCAGGGGAACATACTGGGATTCGCCGACGTGAGCGTCGCCGACTGCTGGAAGTCGCAATTCCAAGGGTTCCGGCCGGACATCTGGTACAACTGGTTCATGGCGTAGGCCGCGTGCGACCGCACCGTGTTCGGCTCGTAGCACGCCCCTCCCGGCTGGATCGGCCCGCAGTCCACCCCCGCCTGCCCGCACGCGTAGTCCAGATTCGTCTGCAACTCCTCATCCGTCGCCCCCTCCTTCGGCACGCACCACCCCGCCGTCGCCGCCGCCGGCGACCCCTTCGCCGGCGCCCCCGCCGATGACGAATTCCCCTGTTACACATCCGATCGATCACGATCCAACAGTCGGAGAAATCCGGAAAATTCCTGATCTACTACGAACCTGCGCGGTGGAGCCAGACTTGGAGAGGCCGGCGTCGTAGGTCATGGTGAGATCCGGTCGGAAGAGGCCGAAGGATCGCTCCGACGTCGGCCCGGGCTTGAGATCCTCGTCGTAAAGCGCGAAGATATACGTGTCCACGGATTTCCCGGGCATCAGCGGCGTCCCGTTCATGGATCTCAGGTGGGACACCAGGTTCCCGACGAAGGCCCTCGCGTTCTCCACCGTCGCGCCGACCTCGTCGGAGTCGCCGCGGTACGGCCACCCGGTCTCGGCTACGACGATCTCCGCATCCGGGAACCCCAGCCCCTTGAGCGCCGACTTCACCGCGTCGACCTGGGCGTCGAACATGTTGGTGTACGTGATCTTGGATCCAGGGTCGTACCGGCCGGAATTGGGTTGAAATAGGCAAAAAGCTAGGGTTTCGGGGCGGGGATCGTCGCGATAGGCGAAGTAGGGGTAGGGGTTGATCATAAAGGGGGATTTGGTCTTGGTGAGGAATTGGAGGATTCCTTTGAGGCCGGTGGTAAGATCGGAGTGGAAGGCGCCGGAGGAGGGGGGTTCCGACTGGGCGAGGACGGCCATGATGTTGACGGTGGAGACCTTAATGTTGGAGTTCGGGGCCGCCGCGGCGACGGCCGTGGCGAGGTTCTGCATGGCCGGAATTAGCTGGGCGGCGAGGGAGGCGTCGCCGGAGTTCAGTACCTCGTTGCCGACGGCGATGACGGAGATGTCGGTGGCGGGGATGAAGGGGAGGACGTTGGCTGCGACCCAGCGGGAAGCGGCGGCAGGGTCGGAGGCCAGGGAGGGTATGTCGCCGTTGGCGGCGCCGATGACGACGGAGATGTTGGTGCCGCCGAGGGCTCGGAGCATGGCCGGGTCGGCACCGTAGAGCCGGACTTTCGAGATGCTCGTCGACTTGAGGAGCTTCGCCGTCGCCTCCGGCGCCGGAAGATTGTCCGCCACCTCGCCGTAGTTCACTCCGATGAACGACTGCGACCCTGCCCGCAAaaccaaaataaaattaaaaatcctaTTTTTAAACCCTAATTACCAtcaaaattctcttttttttgttgGTTTCTCCTTCACATCCAGCTTTCTTCTATCTTTTCCCTGATAAAAAAATGGAGAGATTGGAGCTTACTTGCGAAGGAGAAGAAGGTGAAAAGGAGAGCAGAGATCGTGAAAAAGAGGTGATTTGTTTGTTCCATAGCTTCAGAGACtgagaggaagaaggaagaaaagagaaagaagtcgAAGTGAGCTTTCTTGAGGTCGCATCGATAAAGAAATAGGCGGTGGGAGGAGATGAGGTGTGTGGTAGATTCGTAATTCTTCAGGCTTTCAAAAATTTCCGAC
Protein-coding regions in this window:
- the LOC105060712 gene encoding glucan endo-1,3-beta-glucosidase 7, translating into MEQTNHLFFTISALLFTFFSFARSQSFIGVNYGEVADNLPAPEATAKLLKSTSISKVRLYGADPAMLRALGGTNISVVIGAANGDIPSLASDPAAASRWVAANVLPFIPATDISVIAVGNEVLNSGDASLAAQLIPAMQNLATAVAAAAPNSNIKVSTVNIMAVLAQSEPPSSGAFHSDLTTGLKGILQFLTKTKSPFMINPYPYFAYRDDPRPETLAFCLFQPNSGRYDPGSKITYTNMFDAQVDAVKSALKGLGFPDAEIVVAETGWPYRGDSDEVGATVENARAFVGNLVSHLRSMNGTPLMPGKSVDTYIFALYDEDLKPGPTSERSFGLFRPDLTMTYDAGLSKSGSTAQGNSSSAGAPAKGSPAAATAGWCVPKEGATDEELQTNLDYACGQAGVDCGPIQPGGACYEPNTVRSHAAYAMNQLYQMSGRNPWNCDFQQSATLTSANPSYSTCVYPGSQ